In Methylococcus geothermalis, one genomic interval encodes:
- the lipA gene encoding lipoyl synthase produces the protein MKTFDDNKAPSRQTPASHQRGAEKLSRIPIKVEPVATPLRKPDWIRIRAGTGEEVQRVKRLLRERGLHSVCEEAACPNLAECFGHGTATFMILGDICTRRCPFCDVAHGRPAPPDPAEPGHLAETIALLGLRYVVITSVDRDDLRDGGAGHFAACIRALRSGCPGLAIEILTPDFRGRIETALDLLAADPPDVFNHNIETVPRLYRQARPGADYHQSLDLLARFRERVPGVPTKSGLMLGLGETLDEVREVLRDLRGRGCEMLTLGQYLQPSRDHLPVTRYVPPSEFDELADCARDLGFASVASAPLVRSSYHADQQAASIGR, from the coding sequence ATGAAAACCTTCGACGACAATAAGGCGCCTTCGCGCCAGACGCCAGCTTCCCATCAACGGGGAGCGGAAAAGCTCTCGCGCATCCCCATCAAGGTCGAACCCGTCGCGACGCCTTTGCGCAAGCCCGACTGGATCAGGATACGCGCCGGTACCGGCGAGGAAGTCCAGCGCGTGAAGCGGCTGCTGCGGGAGCGCGGCCTGCACAGTGTCTGCGAAGAAGCGGCCTGCCCCAATCTGGCGGAATGTTTCGGCCACGGCACCGCCACCTTCATGATCCTCGGCGACATCTGTACCCGCCGCTGCCCCTTCTGCGATGTCGCCCACGGCCGCCCGGCACCGCCCGACCCGGCGGAACCCGGCCATCTCGCGGAAACCATCGCCCTGCTGGGGCTGCGTTACGTGGTGATCACTTCGGTCGACCGGGACGATCTGCGCGACGGCGGCGCGGGGCATTTCGCCGCCTGTATCCGGGCCTTGCGCTCGGGCTGTCCCGGGCTCGCCATCGAGATTCTGACCCCGGATTTCCGGGGCCGCATCGAAACGGCGCTCGATCTGCTCGCCGCCGATCCGCCGGACGTGTTCAACCACAACATCGAAACCGTGCCCCGCCTCTACCGCCAGGCGCGGCCCGGCGCCGACTACCACCAGTCGCTGGATCTCCTGGCTCGGTTCCGCGAGCGGGTGCCGGGCGTGCCGACCAAGTCGGGGCTGATGCTCGGCCTGGGCGAGACCTTGGACGAAGTTCGCGAGGTGCTGCGCGATCTCCGCGGCCGTGGTTGTGAGATGCTCACTTTGGGCCAGTATCTCCAGCCCAGCCGGGACCATTTGCCCGTGACGCGCTACGTTCCCCCGTCCGAATTCGACGAACTCGCCGATTGCGCGCGGGACCTGGGTTTCGCCAGCGTCGCCAGCGCCCCCCTGGTGCGTTCGTCTTACCATGCCGACCAGCAGGCCGCGAGCATCGGACGCTGA
- a CDS encoding Cif family virulence factor, whose translation MPAYPRAELEQMVERWLAANRDAERAGDWIQSLGAMYTEDAEYGWNMGPDQAFLARGRQQIMDWALGFHMEGFEQWRYPYDHVLIDEAQGEVIGFWRQVSPARRPDGSHYEVAGLGGSWFRYGGNDQWCWQRDFFDLGNVKALFMELAANGQLDAPVRRKIARLAKGQAMPGVYPLHPAPGALARLKGYYAMARIVLFGA comes from the coding sequence ATGCCCGCCTACCCCCGAGCCGAGCTGGAACAAATGGTCGAGCGCTGGCTGGCCGCCAACCGCGATGCGGAGCGGGCCGGCGACTGGATCCAGTCACTCGGCGCGATGTACACCGAAGACGCCGAATACGGCTGGAACATGGGGCCCGACCAGGCGTTCCTGGCCCGCGGGCGGCAGCAGATCATGGACTGGGCGCTCGGCTTCCACATGGAGGGTTTCGAGCAATGGCGCTACCCCTACGACCACGTGCTGATCGACGAGGCGCAGGGCGAGGTCATCGGTTTCTGGCGTCAGGTGTCGCCGGCCCGACGGCCGGACGGCAGCCATTACGAGGTCGCCGGGCTCGGCGGTTCCTGGTTCCGCTATGGCGGCAATGACCAATGGTGCTGGCAGCGCGATTTCTTCGACCTGGGCAACGTCAAGGCGCTGTTCATGGAACTGGCGGCCAACGGCCAGCTCGACGCACCGGTGAGGCGCAAGATCGCCAGGCTGGCGAAGGGCCAGGCGATGCCCGGGGTTTATCCCTTGCATCCGGCGCCGGGCGCGCTCGCCAGGCTCAAGGGGTATTACGCGATGGCCCGCATCGTCCTGTTCGGCGCCTAG
- a CDS encoding glycoside hydrolase family 5 protein yields MSRLNKNNLLLLALLQTPGWTHAYSIDHGDIYDGNGQAVQLRGLNWFGFETADHIAHGLWARNWKDMIAQMKSLGFNAVRLPVCPATLDGVAVNNFNATLNPDLAGKNSLQILDAVIAEFDRQGFYILLDHHRLDCNDGIAELWYGPAYTEQQWIGDLSFMANRYKSLPHFLGIDLKNEPHGAATWGTGNTATDWNGAAEKAAAAVLAAAPDLLVFVEGIQENPSCSGRINHWWGGNLEPLDCHPLAIPANRLVLSPHVYGPDVYAQPYFAAPDFPANMPAIWNAHFGQFKDKGYTIAIGETGGKYGHGGDPKDKVFQNALVDYLVGKDIRHLFYWAWNPNSGDTGGILQDDWTHVWQDKVDLLSRLWGTATPSPTPVPTSTPAPTPTPAPAPACADGIDNDGDGATDYPADPGCSSAADTDESNPVTTPAEQTLPAKLTIGSDWGTGYCTDVAVTNGTSTPVKWKTSFTVQGTINNLWNAAYTQTGSQVDASGLNWNETLQAGATATFGFCADRPAPKAACADGVDNDGDGLGDYPADPGCTSTADTDETNPAAGGLQTTLTVPSDWGTGYCAQVDVRNSGSAPIVWQVSLAIEGTIDNLWNAVYTQSGNLLTASGLDWNKTVPANGTVQFGFCAVR; encoded by the coding sequence ATGTCGAGACTTAACAAGAACAACCTCCTGTTGCTCGCCCTGCTCCAAACACCGGGCTGGACTCATGCTTATTCCATAGACCATGGCGACATCTACGACGGCAACGGCCAAGCCGTGCAGTTGCGCGGACTCAACTGGTTCGGCTTCGAAACCGCGGACCACATTGCCCACGGCCTGTGGGCGCGCAACTGGAAGGACATGATCGCCCAGATGAAATCCCTGGGATTCAACGCCGTGCGGCTGCCGGTCTGCCCGGCGACGCTCGACGGCGTCGCCGTCAACAACTTCAATGCGACGCTGAATCCCGATCTCGCCGGCAAGAATTCGCTGCAGATCCTGGATGCCGTCATCGCCGAATTCGATCGCCAAGGGTTTTACATCCTGCTCGATCATCACCGGCTGGACTGCAACGACGGCATAGCGGAACTTTGGTACGGCCCGGCCTACACCGAGCAGCAATGGATCGGCGACTTGAGCTTCATGGCGAACCGCTACAAATCCCTTCCCCATTTCCTGGGCATCGACCTGAAGAACGAACCGCACGGCGCCGCCACCTGGGGCACCGGCAACACCGCCACCGACTGGAACGGCGCGGCGGAGAAGGCCGCCGCGGCGGTGCTCGCCGCCGCACCGGACCTGCTGGTGTTCGTCGAGGGCATCCAGGAAAACCCTTCCTGCAGCGGCAGGATCAACCATTGGTGGGGCGGCAATCTGGAACCCCTGGACTGCCATCCCCTGGCCATCCCGGCGAACCGCTTGGTGCTGTCGCCCCATGTGTACGGGCCGGACGTCTATGCCCAGCCGTATTTCGCCGCACCCGACTTCCCGGCCAACATGCCGGCCATCTGGAACGCCCATTTCGGCCAGTTCAAAGACAAGGGTTACACCATCGCCATCGGGGAAACCGGCGGCAAATACGGCCACGGCGGCGATCCCAAGGACAAGGTGTTCCAGAATGCCCTGGTCGATTACCTCGTCGGCAAAGACATCCGGCATTTGTTCTACTGGGCGTGGAATCCCAACAGCGGGGACACCGGCGGAATCCTCCAGGACGACTGGACCCATGTCTGGCAGGACAAGGTCGACCTGCTGAGCCGCTTGTGGGGAACTGCGACGCCCTCGCCGACGCCGGTGCCGACTTCGACGCCCGCGCCGACTCCCACGCCTGCACCGGCTCCCGCCTGTGCGGACGGAATCGACAATGACGGCGACGGAGCCACCGACTATCCCGCCGATCCCGGCTGTTCCTCTGCCGCCGACACCGACGAATCCAACCCGGTCACGACGCCTGCGGAACAGACTCTCCCGGCTAAGCTGACGATCGGCTCCGACTGGGGCACCGGCTATTGCACCGACGTCGCGGTGACCAACGGCACCTCCACCCCGGTGAAATGGAAGACATCATTCACCGTACAAGGGACGATCAACAACCTGTGGAACGCGGCTTACACTCAGACAGGAAGCCAAGTCGACGCCTCCGGCCTCAACTGGAACGAAACGCTCCAGGCCGGCGCCACCGCCACCTTCGGATTCTGCGCCGACCGGCCCGCCCCCAAGGCGGCATGTGCCGATGGCGTCGACAATGATGGCGATGGCCTTGGCGATTATCCGGCCGATCCGGGGTGCACCTCCACCGCCGACACTGATGAGACCAATCCGGCCGCGGGCGGGCTGCAAACGACGCTGACCGTTCCATCGGATTGGGGCACGGGCTATTGCGCGCAGGTCGACGTCCGCAACTCCGGTTCGGCACCGATCGTCTGGCAAGTCAGCCTCGCCATCGAAGGCACCATCGACAACCTCTGGAATGCCGTCTACACCCAGTCCGGAAACCTGCTGACCGCGAGCGGCCTCGACTGGAACAAGACGGTACCCGCCAACGGCACGGTTCAATTCGGGTTCTGCGCCGTGCGTTGA
- the ppa gene encoding inorganic diphosphatase, translating into MALMKVSSGRQVPDDIHVVIEIPAFSDPVKYEVDKETGALFVDRFMGTAMQYPCNYGYVPHSLSEDGDPVDVLVIAPCRLLSGSVVRCRPIGVLKMEDESGGDAKVLAVPVDKLSPLYAKVKSYRDIPEPQLALIAHFFEHYKDLEPGKWVKINGWGDIDEARLEISSSIERYNQAKEKPYF; encoded by the coding sequence ATGGCGTTGATGAAAGTCAGTTCCGGCAGGCAGGTGCCGGACGACATCCATGTGGTCATCGAGATACCGGCGTTCAGCGATCCGGTGAAATACGAGGTCGACAAGGAGACCGGCGCCCTGTTCGTCGACCGTTTCATGGGCACGGCAATGCAGTATCCCTGCAACTACGGCTATGTGCCGCATTCCTTGTCGGAGGACGGCGATCCGGTCGACGTCCTGGTGATCGCGCCCTGCCGCCTGCTGAGCGGCTCGGTGGTGCGGTGCAGGCCGATCGGCGTCCTGAAGATGGAAGACGAGTCCGGCGGCGACGCCAAGGTGCTGGCCGTGCCGGTCGACAAGCTTTCGCCGCTGTACGCCAAGGTCAAGTCCTATCGCGACATCCCCGAGCCGCAGTTGGCGCTGATCGCCCATTTCTTCGAGCATTACAAGGATCTCGAGCCAGGCAAGTGGGTGAAGATCAACGGCTGGGGCGACATCGACGAGGCGCGGCTGGAAATTTCCAGCAGCATCGAGCGCTACAATCAGGCCAAGGAAAAACCGTATTTCTGA